A single window of Leeuwenhoekiella sp. MAR_2009_132 DNA harbors:
- a CDS encoding 6-pyruvoyl trahydropterin synthase family protein gives MSVTVKRRAHFNAAHRLFRSDWDADKNFEIFGKCSYPNYHGHNYDLIVAVTGEIDPETGFVIDLKILKDLIKSEIEEPFDHKNLNLDVPEFSNLNPTAENICVVIYDKLRRKLEDKFKIEITLYETPRNFVTYSGS, from the coding sequence ATGAGTGTAACAGTTAAGCGTAGAGCGCATTTTAACGCTGCTCACAGACTTTTTAGGTCAGACTGGGATGCTGATAAGAATTTTGAAATATTCGGAAAATGTAGCTATCCTAACTACCACGGGCATAATTATGATCTAATAGTGGCTGTAACGGGAGAGATAGATCCTGAAACCGGTTTTGTAATTGATTTAAAAATTTTAAAAGATTTAATAAAATCTGAAATTGAAGAACCTTTTGATCATAAAAATCTAAATCTGGATGTTCCAGAATTTTCTAATTTAAATCCTACGGCAGAAAACATTTGTGTGGTTATTTATGATAAGCTTCGTAGAAAATTAGAAGATAAATTTAAAATTGAAATTACGTTGTATGAAACTCCGCGTAATTTTGTCACGTATTCAGGAAGTTAA
- a CDS encoding DUF4369 domain-containing protein: MRIKFTLIIICLTTLVACNKDSDFTLTGKINGLKKGKLYLQRVEDTTLVNLDSLIIDGDSEFEFYAKLKEPQILYLTLEKVDAYEYDDRIMFFAEPGEMTLNTSLKNFESQAAITGSENQIKLEEYNKIIRRFNDENLDLIKKNFEARKQQAEDSIIYYDQKLQNLTKRKYLYTVNFAMNNKQFEIAPYLAISEIFDANIKYLDTIYNSLEPKVKKSKYGSVLKDFIKDRKTLDNEEQTTTVTTVEE; this comes from the coding sequence ATGCGAATTAAATTTACTCTTATTATCATTTGCTTAACTACATTAGTAGCTTGCAATAAAGATTCAGATTTTACCTTAACCGGAAAAATTAATGGTTTAAAAAAAGGAAAACTTTATTTACAACGTGTAGAAGATACTACCCTTGTCAATCTAGACAGTCTTATTATAGATGGGGATTCTGAGTTTGAATTTTATGCTAAACTGAAAGAACCACAGATTTTATATCTTACTCTTGAGAAAGTAGATGCTTATGAGTACGATGATCGCATTATGTTTTTTGCTGAACCCGGTGAAATGACTTTGAATACATCTTTGAAGAATTTTGAAAGCCAGGCTGCTATTACCGGTTCTGAAAATCAAATTAAATTAGAGGAGTATAACAAAATAATACGCCGTTTTAATGATGAAAATCTTGATCTGATCAAGAAAAACTTTGAAGCTCGTAAACAGCAGGCAGAAGACTCAATTATTTATTACGATCAAAAGCTGCAGAATTTAACTAAACGTAAATATTTATACACCGTTAATTTTGCAATGAATAATAAGCAATTTGAGATTGCTCCTTATTTAGCTATATCTGAAATTTTTGATGCCAATATTAAGTATTTAGACACCATTTACAATTCTTTAGAACCTAAGGTAAAAAAGTCAAAATATGGTAGCGTATTGAAAGATTTTATCAAAGACCGAAAGACTTTAGATAACGAAGAGCAAACCACAACAGTTACCACTGTCGAGGAGTAA
- a CDS encoding OmpA family protein, translating into MNQKIIFTLVILLSLASFSVNAQEREIANGTKQFNRYAFVDSQKIFLKVAEAGYESAELFSKLGDAFYYNADYTEAEMWYQKLVEKYPADVTPDQYFRYAQTLRAIKEYDKSLEMIKRYKELMSTEGTDYYNGTTAEVRTGYVNGTYEIQRLNVNTVGYSDFAPSFYGEQLMFASTRDTGTMSTRIHKWNNQPFLDLYTGSIEDDGQVKSASKLKGPVNTEFHESTATFSADGTTMYFTRNNFTKNQYKSDSKRTNKLKLYKSVKGSSGQFGVATELPFNSDSFSTAHPALSPDGKTLYFASDRDGSFGESDIWKVELTDAGGYGTPENLGAAVNTPGRETFPFVDKNGKLYFSTDGRGGLGGLDIYSYDSEKNEITNIGEPINSPKDDFTFIYDTESETGYFASNRANDPLDDNIYGFVRTACDSKVNILVVDKATGKPLNNSLIGVRNLENELIVSGETEEPNASYLFENPNCDTDYFVRAEKEGYSTAEKLINVPKESSDVTVVIELEQSITTIPPDFDLGKLINPIYFDFDKSNIRPDAAVELAKIIEVLKEYPMLRIDVRSHTDSRGVDAYNLALSERRNKSTINYIIEKGGIAKERLTGRGYGETQLLNKCSNGVKCSEEDHQLNRRSEFIVQDY; encoded by the coding sequence ATGAATCAAAAAATTATTTTTACACTGGTAATTTTACTATCGCTAGCTTCATTTAGTGTAAATGCTCAGGAGCGAGAAATAGCAAACGGAACCAAGCAATTTAACAGGTATGCTTTTGTAGACTCTCAAAAAATATTTTTGAAAGTTGCTGAAGCAGGTTATGAGTCAGCAGAACTTTTCAGTAAGCTGGGTGATGCATTTTATTATAATGCAGATTATACAGAAGCAGAAATGTGGTATCAGAAATTAGTGGAAAAATATCCTGCTGATGTTACTCCAGACCAGTACTTTAGATACGCCCAAACCTTGAGAGCCATAAAAGAGTATGATAAATCTCTTGAGATGATTAAGCGCTACAAAGAGCTTATGAGCACTGAAGGTACAGACTACTATAATGGTACAACTGCAGAAGTTCGTACAGGTTATGTAAATGGCACCTATGAAATTCAACGACTTAATGTAAATACCGTAGGCTATTCAGATTTTGCACCTTCATTTTACGGTGAGCAATTAATGTTTGCATCGACTAGAGATACGGGTACAATGTCAACACGAATTCACAAATGGAATAACCAACCTTTTTTAGATTTATATACAGGATCTATTGAAGACGATGGACAAGTTAAGTCTGCTAGTAAGTTAAAAGGCCCCGTAAATACAGAGTTTCACGAAAGTACAGCGACTTTCTCTGCAGATGGAACTACTATGTACTTTACAAGAAATAACTTCACTAAAAATCAATATAAAAGTGATTCTAAACGCACTAATAAACTCAAGCTTTATAAATCTGTTAAAGGTAGCAGTGGGCAGTTTGGAGTTGCCACAGAGCTTCCGTTTAACAGTGATTCTTTTTCAACAGCGCATCCTGCCTTGTCTCCAGATGGTAAAACTTTATATTTTGCTTCAGACCGTGATGGTTCTTTTGGAGAATCTGATATTTGGAAAGTTGAGCTAACAGATGCGGGTGGTTACGGTACCCCTGAAAACCTGGGAGCTGCAGTAAATACACCGGGAAGAGAGACATTTCCTTTTGTAGACAAAAATGGTAAACTCTATTTCTCAACAGATGGCCGTGGTGGTTTAGGAGGTTTAGATATTTACAGCTATGATTCTGAAAAGAATGAAATAACAAATATTGGCGAGCCTATAAATAGCCCGAAAGACGATTTTACATTTATATACGATACCGAATCTGAAACCGGTTATTTTGCTTCTAATAGAGCAAATGACCCGTTAGATGATAATATTTACGGTTTTGTACGTACTGCTTGTGATAGTAAAGTGAACATTCTTGTTGTTGATAAAGCTACAGGAAAACCACTAAATAATTCATTGATAGGAGTGCGTAATCTAGAGAATGAACTTATTGTTTCTGGTGAAACTGAAGAGCCCAACGCTTCTTATTTATTTGAAAATCCTAATTGTGATACAGACTATTTTGTAAGAGCAGAAAAAGAAGGATATAGTACAGCAGAAAAATTAATAAACGTACCTAAAGAGAGTAGTGATGTTACCGTTGTAATTGAATTAGAGCAGTCTATTACAACAATACCTCCAGACTTTGACTTAGGTAAGCTAATTAATCCTATCTATTTTGATTTTGACAAATCAAACATACGTCCTGATGCAGCTGTAGAGTTAGCTAAAATCATTGAAGTACTGAAAGAGTATCCAATGTTAAGAATAGACGTTAGATCTCACACAGATAGTAGAGGAGTAGATGCGTATAACTTAGCTTTATCGGAGAGACGTAATAAATCTACAATAAATTACATCATCGAAAAAGGTGGTATAGCTAAAGAGCGTTTAACCGGAAGAGGTTATGGAGAGACACAACTTTTAAATAAATGTAGCAATGGGGTTAAATGTAGTGAAGAAGATCACCAGCTTAACCGTAGAAGTGAATTCATTGTTCAAGACTATTAA
- the idi gene encoding isopentenyl-diphosphate Delta-isomerase, whose amino-acid sequence MNEELVILVDENDQQVGLMPKMEAHEKALLHRAFSVFVFNENKELMLQRRALHKYHSPGLWTNTCCSHQREGESNIAAGKRRLMEEMGFVTELEESISFIYKAPFDNGLTEHEFDHILLGNYEGLPNLNPDEVSEWKWMSLEDIKLDMINNPNVYTEWFKIIFDKFYKHIEQ is encoded by the coding sequence ATGAATGAAGAACTTGTCATTCTTGTTGATGAAAATGATCAACAAGTAGGATTAATGCCCAAGATGGAAGCTCACGAAAAAGCCTTATTACATAGGGCGTTTTCAGTTTTTGTTTTTAATGAAAACAAAGAGCTTATGTTACAACGAAGAGCTTTACATAAGTATCATTCTCCAGGTTTATGGACGAATACTTGTTGTAGTCATCAGCGCGAAGGCGAATCTAATATTGCCGCCGGTAAGCGCAGACTTATGGAAGAAATGGGTTTTGTTACAGAACTGGAAGAAAGTATTTCCTTTATATACAAAGCTCCATTTGATAACGGTTTGACTGAGCACGAATTTGATCATATACTGTTAGGCAATTATGAAGGTTTACCAAACCTTAATCCCGATGAAGTATCAGAATGGAAGTGGATGTCCCTTGAAGATATAAAACTAGATATGATAAATAATCCTAACGTGTATACAGAATGGTTTAAGATCATTTTTGATAAATTTTACAAACACATTGAGCAATGA
- a CDS encoding S1/P1 nuclease, protein MKQLITVLFAALLSTNFSQANDWGKTGHRATAAVAEQYLTSKTKKAIAQLLGEENLVTVSTYGDDIKSYQEFRKYSPWHYVNIAPGLTYYEDTKNPDGDLVFAINKCKEVLVSTTSTQEEKAFHLKLLVHFVGDLHQPLHLGNAEDKGGNDVQVRWFNDGTNLHSLWDSKMIDSYGMSYSELAENFGKVSKKEQKALTSGTLLDWVNEGQELAAQVYASAEVGEKLSYRYQADNFDTLQEQIKKGGVRLASVLNSLFD, encoded by the coding sequence ATGAAACAACTGATTACGGTTCTTTTTGCGGCACTCTTAAGTACAAATTTTTCACAGGCAAATGATTGGGGTAAAACTGGTCATAGAGCAACTGCAGCTGTTGCAGAGCAGTATCTAACCTCAAAAACTAAGAAAGCCATAGCGCAACTTCTAGGTGAAGAAAATTTGGTAACTGTTTCTACTTATGGTGATGATATAAAAAGTTATCAGGAATTTAGAAAATATAGTCCTTGGCATTATGTTAATATAGCTCCGGGTTTAACGTATTATGAAGACACTAAAAATCCTGATGGAGATTTAGTATTTGCAATAAATAAATGTAAAGAAGTTTTAGTCTCAACTACATCAACACAAGAGGAAAAAGCCTTTCATTTAAAATTATTAGTACACTTTGTAGGTGATTTGCATCAACCACTACATCTAGGTAATGCTGAAGATAAAGGAGGAAATGATGTACAGGTGCGCTGGTTTAATGATGGTACAAATTTACACTCATTGTGGGACAGCAAAATGATAGATAGTTATGGAATGTCTTATTCTGAACTTGCAGAAAATTTTGGTAAAGTAAGTAAAAAAGAACAAAAAGCCCTTACCTCAGGAACGTTGTTAGACTGGGTTAATGAAGGACAGGAATTAGCTGCACAAGTATATGCTTCTGCCGAAGTAGGTGAAAAATTAAGTTACAGATATCAGGCAGATAATTTTGATACCTTACAGGAGCAGATAAAAAAAGGAGGAGTAAGACTCGCCTCGGTACTCAATAGCTTATTTGACTAG
- a CDS encoding peroxiredoxin has protein sequence MLQLGDKLPVFELEDQRAEIFSSVNIENKAVVIYFYPKDFTPGCTAEACEFRDKYEDFKDAGAVVIGISSDDTASHAKFSKKYKLPFIMLSDSNGKVRKQFGVKSSLMGLLPGRETFVFDKSGSLIMRYNSIKSKNHISKALKALTKA, from the coding sequence ATGCTGCAATTAGGAGATAAATTACCCGTTTTTGAATTAGAAGATCAACGTGCTGAAATATTTAGTTCTGTAAATATTGAGAATAAGGCTGTTGTTATTTATTTCTATCCTAAAGACTTTACGCCCGGGTGCACCGCAGAAGCTTGTGAATTTAGAGATAAATATGAAGACTTCAAGGATGCAGGAGCGGTGGTAATAGGAATCAGTTCTGATGATACCGCATCTCACGCAAAATTTTCAAAAAAATACAAGCTTCCTTTTATAATGCTTTCAGACAGTAATGGTAAAGTTAGAAAGCAGTTTGGAGTAAAGTCATCGCTTATGGGTCTTTTACCGGGTAGGGAGACATTTGTATTTGATAAATCGGGATCGTTGATAATGCGCTATAATAGTATAAAATCTAAAAATCATATTTCAAAAGCGTTAAAAGCGCTTACTAAAGCATAA
- a CDS encoding type IX secretion system membrane protein PorP/SprF gives MSNYSNKLMTMNKNLGKLIVLVVLLFAGSSYGQQDPQYTQYMYNPLVINPAYAGNRGVTSIVLLHRSQWVGLDGAPRTQNLSVHSPVGLGKVGVGFSLVNDVLGPARETNFSGDFSYTIETGAEGKFSFGIKGTLNLLDVDFSRTNPFNAGDPFLINIDNKLSPNVGVGIFYHNSKFYGGLSAPYLLQTDHFERSGTSGAETFVAEERIHYYGLAGYVFDIGRDVKFKPSTLVKMVAGAPLAVDVNANFLFYDKLTLGASYRWSAALSGLVGFQVSDGMLIGFAYDRESTDLGNATYNDGTYELFIRFELFKEYNRMLTPRFF, from the coding sequence ATGAGTAATTATAGTAACAAGCTTATGACGATGAATAAAAACTTAGGTAAGTTAATTGTACTAGTTGTTTTGCTTTTTGCAGGATCTAGTTATGGTCAGCAAGATCCCCAGTATACACAATACATGTATAATCCCTTGGTAATAAACCCTGCTTATGCAGGTAACCGAGGGGTTACCAGTATTGTATTGTTGCATCGCAGTCAATGGGTAGGTTTAGATGGTGCTCCACGTACACAGAATCTTTCAGTGCATAGTCCTGTAGGATTAGGTAAGGTAGGTGTAGGATTTAGCTTAGTAAATGATGTACTAGGACCAGCCAGAGAAACTAATTTTAGTGGAGATTTTAGTTATACTATAGAAACTGGAGCAGAGGGTAAATTCAGTTTTGGTATTAAAGGAACTTTAAATTTATTAGATGTAGACTTTAGTAGAACTAATCCTTTTAATGCTGGTGATCCATTTTTAATTAATATAGACAATAAACTTTCTCCTAATGTGGGAGTAGGGATATTCTATCACAATTCTAAATTTTATGGAGGTTTGTCTGCACCTTACCTACTTCAGACAGATCATTTTGAAAGAAGTGGTACTAGCGGAGCTGAAACTTTTGTAGCTGAGGAACGAATTCATTATTATGGTTTAGCAGGTTATGTTTTTGACATAGGTAGAGATGTAAAATTTAAACCTTCAACGCTTGTCAAAATGGTAGCTGGCGCTCCATTAGCAGTAGATGTAAATGCAAATTTTTTATTCTATGATAAACTTACTTTAGGAGCATCTTACAGATGGAGTGCTGCTTTGAGCGGTCTTGTAGGTTTTCAGGTTTCTGATGGAATGTTAATAGGATTTGCTTACGATAGAGAAAGTACAGACTTGGGTAATGCTACTTACAATGATGGTACTTATGAACTATTTATACGCTTTGAATTATTCAAGGAGTATAACAGAATGCTTACGCCGCGATTCTTTTAA
- a CDS encoding alpha/beta hydrolase, whose translation MKFFILSFFLVVICKTNAQEYTESEIQVNSFINGTLLHAKSSKDTLAIIIGGSGPTDRNGNQRTAQNNSLKKLAEELSKKGISTYRYDKRIFTLIQENALIEEKISFDDFVTDAVSVIDYFKKAGFINIVLIGHSQGALIATLAAEQRDISHLIGLAGAGQSIDKLIVDQLEVQAPGLVENAKQAFTDLREKNKSEKFSVGLISIFRPSVQPFMKSWMKYDPAKELSKINAPILLVNGTKDLQVTAKEGELLKNSNSNAKAVDIDGMNHVLKIIEGDELENSKSYNEPYRPVAEELINLIVDFVRS comes from the coding sequence ATGAAATTCTTTATTCTTTCCTTTTTTCTTGTAGTGATATGCAAAACCAATGCTCAAGAATATACAGAGTCTGAAATTCAAGTAAATAGTTTTATTAACGGAACATTACTACACGCAAAATCTTCAAAAGACACTCTTGCCATAATAATAGGAGGTTCTGGTCCTACAGATCGCAATGGCAATCAACGCACCGCTCAAAATAACAGCTTAAAAAAACTCGCTGAAGAACTTTCTAAAAAGGGTATTTCTACATATAGATATGATAAAAGAATTTTCACTTTAATACAGGAAAATGCCCTTATAGAAGAGAAAATTAGTTTTGATGATTTTGTAACTGATGCTGTTTCGGTCATTGACTATTTTAAAAAGGCAGGCTTTATTAATATTGTGCTCATAGGCCACAGTCAGGGTGCCTTAATTGCTACACTTGCAGCAGAGCAGCGTGATATAAGTCATCTAATAGGTCTGGCTGGTGCAGGCCAGTCTATAGATAAGCTTATCGTAGATCAACTAGAAGTACAGGCTCCGGGGCTTGTTGAAAATGCAAAACAAGCATTTACAGATCTTAGAGAAAAAAATAAATCAGAAAAGTTTAGCGTAGGCTTAATATCTATTTTTAGGCCCTCTGTACAGCCTTTTATGAAAAGTTGGATGAAGTATGATCCTGCTAAGGAATTGTCAAAAATTAACGCTCCTATACTTTTAGTAAACGGGACAAAAGATCTTCAGGTTACAGCTAAAGAAGGAGAGCTTTTAAAAAATTCAAATAGCAATGCAAAAGCAGTAGATATTGATGGCATGAATCACGTACTGAAAATCATTGAAGGTGATGAATTAGAAAACTCTAAATCTTATAATGAGCCCTACCGTCCTGTTGCAGAAGAACTCATAAATTTAATAGTTGATTTTGTACGCTCTTAA
- a CDS encoding type I phosphomannose isomerase catalytic subunit: MSNTLYPFTFEPVLKEKIWGGQKLNQLFNKGNDPTAKLGESWEIADLEEGQSIVKNGILKGATLKEIIKKDPASLLGERVYKQFGLQFPLLIKFIDAASDLSIQVHPTDETSPTGVGKTEMWYIMQADKGAELTVGFSEKISKEDYDTHIKNLSIEDVMNQHEVKEGDAFFINAGRIHAIGGGVLLAEIQQTSDVTYRVYDYNRKDDSGNLRDLHVAESREVLDFELTEDFKLDYNRTSLNTAQTVKHHTYFKTDWVHIKDNDYSIARSDSFTIIIIVSGELTYSGSGGEGKLSAGETLLIPAKNTGVALSAATCEILEVYL; the protein is encoded by the coding sequence ATGAGTAATACACTTTATCCTTTTACATTTGAACCCGTATTAAAAGAAAAAATCTGGGGTGGTCAAAAACTGAATCAATTATTTAATAAAGGGAATGACCCTACTGCTAAATTAGGCGAGAGTTGGGAAATTGCAGACCTGGAAGAAGGGCAAAGTATTGTGAAAAATGGTATTTTAAAGGGAGCTACTTTAAAAGAAATTATCAAAAAAGATCCTGCTTCACTTTTAGGAGAACGCGTTTATAAACAATTCGGACTTCAATTTCCTTTATTAATAAAATTTATAGATGCGGCAAGTGATCTTTCTATACAAGTTCACCCTACAGATGAGACTTCACCTACCGGAGTAGGTAAGACCGAGATGTGGTATATTATGCAGGCAGATAAAGGGGCAGAACTTACGGTAGGATTTAGTGAGAAGATTTCTAAAGAAGATTACGATACGCATATTAAAAATTTGAGTATTGAAGACGTTATGAATCAGCATGAGGTTAAAGAAGGTGATGCCTTTTTTATAAATGCCGGTCGTATACACGCTATTGGTGGAGGTGTTTTGCTAGCTGAAATTCAGCAAACTTCAGACGTTACCTATAGAGTTTATGATTACAACCGTAAAGATGATTCTGGGAATCTAAGAGATTTGCACGTAGCAGAATCCCGTGAAGTTCTCGACTTTGAGCTCACTGAAGATTTTAAGTTAGATTACAATCGTACCAGCTTAAATACGGCACAAACTGTTAAGCATCATACATACTTTAAGACAGATTGGGTTCATATAAAGGATAACGATTATAGTATTGCCAGATCTGATTCATTTACAATCATTATAATAGTTTCCGGTGAGTTAACTTACTCTGGAAGCGGAGGTGAGGGCAAACTTTCAGCGGGAGAAACCTTATTAATACCTGCAAAAAATACCGGAGTTGCTTTGAGTGCTGCAACTTGCGAAATTCTTGAAGTCTATTTATAA
- a CDS encoding helix-turn-helix domain-containing protein: MTQLNIQDIFLIERFTTSRWDSQPKPCFYFEIIFIEDGSGRVSLNGKVISYKSRDIFVFKQDELPDFKIHETTTFVIFKFTNLLLSSKISLPDRQYWLRRSEFILNHPKRKFQEAINTTEDRDLMWRLVFFIRKENTDKQQYYLHIIANMVSTILSVIARNITESNSENKLVKATVKSDRIEEIYTYIRYNIYDSSLLKISTIAKHFQITSSTLSNYFKKETGNSLHNYIILYKLGIAQERLTQSNFTVSQIANQLGFTDESHLTRIFKKYCKVTPKQYKETYIKE, from the coding sequence ATGACTCAACTGAATATACAAGACATATTTTTAATAGAACGCTTTACGACCTCGAGATGGGATAGTCAACCTAAGCCCTGTTTCTACTTTGAAATTATATTTATTGAAGATGGCAGCGGAAGAGTAAGTCTCAATGGTAAAGTGATATCCTATAAATCGAGAGATATTTTTGTTTTTAAACAAGATGAGTTGCCTGACTTTAAAATTCACGAAACAACCACATTTGTTATTTTTAAGTTTACAAACTTATTACTAAGCAGCAAAATAAGTTTACCCGATAGACAATACTGGTTGAGACGCAGTGAGTTTATATTAAATCATCCTAAAAGAAAATTCCAAGAAGCTATAAATACTACAGAAGATCGCGATCTTATGTGGAGGCTTGTATTTTTCATAAGAAAAGAAAATACAGATAAACAGCAGTATTACCTTCACATAATTGCAAATATGGTAAGTACTATACTAAGCGTCATAGCTCGAAATATAACGGAATCTAATTCAGAAAATAAACTTGTAAAAGCTACAGTTAAATCAGATCGTATTGAAGAGATCTATACCTACATACGATATAATATATACGATTCTAGCTTACTAAAAATTTCAACAATTGCTAAACATTTTCAGATAACCAGTAGTACTCTAAGTAACTACTTTAAAAAAGAAACAGGAAACTCCCTTCACAATTATATTATATTGTACAAATTAGGCATTGCCCAGGAAAGACTCACACAGTCTAATTTTACCGTATCACAAATAGCAAATCAATTGGGATTCACAGACGAAAGTCACCTTACGCGTATATTTAAAAAATACTGCAAGGTGACTCCTAAACAATATAAAGAAACTTATATAAAAGAATAA
- a CDS encoding AraC family transcriptional regulator — MIKSAKPAFEKIEPGFGSSFSCRTYDENNENNSHTFWHYHPELELVYVKGGTGKRQVGSHISYYRNGELILIGSNLPHCGFTDSLNNYEQETVIQMRPDFLGESFFDIPEMRSIKALFERAKMGIVFHGEVKRTVGAKIELLKNASNYDRLLGLLEILKLLESADKYTVLNAQGFILETELQDNNRINVIFNFVKEQFKRQIALEEIAELVSMTVPAFCRYFKKITGKTFTQFVNEYRLVHAAKLLHEKPISITDVCFESGFNNFSHFNKQFKKFTGKTPSTYRNELKFIIS; from the coding sequence ATGATTAAGTCTGCAAAACCTGCATTCGAAAAAATAGAACCCGGTTTTGGAAGTTCATTTTCCTGCAGAACATATGATGAAAACAACGAGAATAACAGTCATACATTCTGGCACTATCACCCTGAACTTGAATTAGTTTATGTTAAAGGTGGTACCGGAAAAAGACAGGTAGGTAGTCATATTTCTTACTACCGTAATGGCGAACTAATACTCATAGGGTCAAATTTACCCCATTGCGGATTTACAGATTCATTAAACAACTACGAGCAGGAGACGGTTATACAAATGAGACCTGATTTTTTAGGTGAATCTTTTTTTGATATCCCTGAGATGCGCAGTATAAAGGCCTTATTTGAAAGGGCTAAAATGGGTATCGTATTTCATGGTGAAGTAAAACGAACTGTAGGTGCAAAAATCGAATTACTCAAGAATGCTTCAAATTATGATCGTCTGCTGGGTTTACTTGAGATTCTTAAACTTTTAGAATCAGCAGATAAATATACCGTATTGAATGCTCAGGGTTTTATTTTAGAAACCGAATTGCAAGATAATAATCGCATAAATGTCATATTCAATTTTGTTAAAGAGCAATTTAAAAGACAAATTGCTTTAGAAGAAATTGCGGAACTGGTAAGTATGACGGTACCCGCGTTTTGTCGTTATTTCAAAAAAATAACAGGGAAGACATTTACACAATTTGTGAACGAGTATAGACTCGTACACGCTGCAAAATTACTTCACGAAAAACCTATAAGTATCACTGATGTATGTTTTGAAAGTGGTTTTAATAACTTCAGCCATTTTAACAAGCAGTTCAAGAAATTTACAGGTAAAACTCCCTCTACCTATCGTAATGAATTGAAATTTATCATTTCATAG